The Vanrija pseudolonga chromosome 1, complete sequence genomic sequence CGCCAAGTCCCCTAGACTGCTGAAGCTGCGAGCTGAACATCTCGTAGCGGCGAATGTCGGCATCCGAAACGGAACGACGGGCGAACTTCATAGCCTCCTCGAAGTGCTCGCTGTCGACTGTTAGCATGCCGAGTTGTCACACGTGGGGAAAAACTTACACAGAGATGGCCGgaacctcgtcctcatcgttCTCCTCGTCCATGAGGTCGACATCACCGCCAGCCTGCTCAGCCTTCTCCTTACGCTCGTTCTCCTTGCGGATGTCGGACTCGATGCTTGCACGGATAGCAAGCTTGGCCGCGCGCTGACAGATCTCAGTGAGATCGGCACCCGAGAATCCGGCGGTGTTCTTGGCAAGGAagttgaggtcgacgccaGGAGCGAGGGGCGACTTGCGAAGAGTAGCCTGGAGGATAGAAAGACGCGAGGCCTCGTCGGGCAGAGGGATGTAGATGAGCTACAGGGGTCAGTCATAGCTCGGACAACAGTCAACGTGAGAAACCTACCTGGTCAAGACGGCCAGGACGAAGAAGAGCAGGGTCAATCTGGTCGGGACGGTCTGCGCAACAGTTAGCGACAGCACCTAGCTACCTTGCCTTGGGAAAACTCACTGGTAGCACCGATGATGAAGACGTCTGAACGATTCTGTCAGCATTGAACAACTCCAGACGCGGCTAACGCACTCTTCTTGGCGTTCATGCCATCCATCTCAGTCTGCGCATTTGTGAGCATCCGGCACAGAAAGACCCACACAACAACTTACCAGGATCTGGTTCAGGACACGGTCGCTGGCGCCTCCAGCGTCACCGCCAGCCCCACCACGAGACTTGGcgatcgagtcgagctcATCGAAGAACATGACACACGGCGCAGCGGCACGAGCCTTGTCGAAAACGTCACGGACATTGGCCTCAGACTCGCCGAACCACATGGTAAGCAGCTCAGGGCCCTTGATCGAGATGAAGTTGGCCTGGCACTCGTTCGCGATACTGCATGTCAGCGTCTGCCCATGCGCAGTGAGACTTACGCCTTGGCGAGCATGGTCTTACCAGTACCAGGGGGGCCGTAGAAGAGCACACCCTTGGAAGGAGAGAGACCATACTTGAGGAACTTCTCGGGGTGCTCGACAGGGTACTGAACAGTCTCCTggagctcgcgcttgaccttgtcgagaCCACCAATGTCGTTCCAGGTGGTGGTCGGGATCTCGACGACAGTCTCGCGGAGGGCAGAGGGGTtgttgacgccgagggcgtaACGGAAGTTCTCCATGGTGACACCAAGCGAGTCGAGAACCTCGGCATCAAtggtgtcctcgtcgaggtcgatgaggtcCATCTTCTCACGAATCTGCTGCATGGCAGCCTCCGAGCAAAGCGACGCCATGTCGGCACCAACGTAACCGTGAGTGTCGGCGGCAatctgctcgaggtcgacgtcaTCCGAGAGCTTCATGTTCTTGGTGTGGATGCGGAGGATCTCGAGACGGCCAGTGGGGTCGGGGATACCGATGTCGACCTCACGGTCGAAGCGGCCGAAACGACGAAGCGCCGGGTCGATCGAGTTGGGACGGTTGGTGGCAGCCATGACGACAACATTCGAGCGCGACTTGAGGCCGTCCATGAGGGTAAGGAGCTGGGAGACAACAcgacgctcgacctcgccattGGTCTTGTCACGCTTGGGGGCGATCGAGTCGATCTCATCGATGAAGATGATGGCAGGGCTGTTCttctccgcctcctcgaagGCCTTGCGAAGGTTGGACTCGGACTCTCCGGCCATCTTGGACATGATCTCGGGACCGTTGATaaggaagaagaaggcgccgGTCTCGTTGGCGACAGCACGAGCCATCAAGGTCTTGCCGGTACCGGGGGGTCCAAACATCAGGATACCGCGAGGAGGCTTGATACCGATAGCCTTGAAGAGCTGGGGGTGGCGGAGAGGAAGCTCAACGAGCTCACGGATCTACAAGTCCAGTCAGTACTCTCCAAACAAAGCCGTCTGTTCGGCAAACTAACCTGAGCCAGCTGCTTGCGGCAACCACCGAGGTCGTCGTATCCGACAGCGTTAAGGtcagcctcctcgacctcacgGTCCAGAGGGTCGCCCTCGGTGTGGATAACAGTGTCGGAAGCCACAATCTGCAAGGGCTGTTAGCAGTAGTTCTGATACCTCTGGTTCGACTTACACAGTACGGAGaggggtcgacctcgatgacCTTGAAGTCGACAGTCCTCATGCCACCACGAACCTGGAAGACATCACCTACACGCGTCAGTCGTGCTCTTTTACCATAACGGTCTCGCACTCACCCTTGCGGACGGGGCGGTAAGCCTCGAGGAAGTAGGGCTTCAGGTAAACGTCAAAGAGGTTGCCAGAAAGACCTGAAAGCAAAGTTAGCCAAAGCACAGCAGCGTAAGCAGAAGAACGACTCACCCTCGATGGAGTCGGCGAAGGGGAGGATGTGAATGCTGAGCCAGGGCATTAGTAACCAA encodes the following:
- the cdc48 gene encoding Cell division control protein 48; its protein translation is MADPSQPVPDDSTATAILRQKKSPNRLMVDESPSDDNSVAVLHPNTMEALGLFRGDTIIVRGKRRKDTVLICLSQDDIEQGKICMNKVARGNCAIKLGDFVHVSAANDIKYGKRIHILPFADSIEGLSGNLFDVYLKPYFLEAYRPVRKGDVFQVRGGMRTVDFKVIEVDPSPYCPLQIVASDTVIHTEGDPLDREVEEADLNAVGYDDLGGCRKQLAQIRELVELPLRHPQLFKAIGIKPPRGILMFGPPGTGKTLMARAVANETGAFFFLINGPEIMSKMAGESESNLRKAFEEAEKNSPAIIFIDEIDSIAPKRDKTNGEVERRVVSQLLTLMDGLKSRSNVVVMAATNRPNSIDPALRRFGRFDREVDIGIPDPTGRLEILRIHTKNMKLSDDVDLEQIAADTHGYVGADMASLCSEAAMQQIREKMDLIDLDEDTIDAEVLDSLGVTMENFRYALGVNNPSALRETVVEIPTTTWNDIGGLDKVKRELQETVQYPVEHPEKFLKYGLSPSKGVLFYGPPGTGKTMLAKAIANECQANFISIKGPELLTMWFGESEANVRDVFDKARAAAPCVMFFDELDSIAKSRGGAGGDAGGASDRVLNQILTEMDGMNAKKNVFIIGATNRPDQIDPALLRPGRLDQLIYIPLPDEASRLSILQATLRKSPLAPGVDLNFLAKNTAGFSGADLTEICQRAAKLAIRASIESDIRKENERKEKAEQAGGDVDLMDEENDEDEVPAISVEHFEEAMKFARRSVSDADIRRYEMFSSQLQQSRGLGGSNFKFPESGDAQQGGASFQNEADDDDLYA